A section of the Girardinichthys multiradiatus isolate DD_20200921_A chromosome 5, DD_fGirMul_XY1, whole genome shotgun sequence genome encodes:
- the zgc:174863 gene encoding cell surface glycoprotein CD200 receptor 4 isoform X1 translates to MASCSSLFFVLFVFCFYSGVIPSFIEVACEPTTKAQFNHQSMLMCAVKPKENIRNLKIILVVWRKTGLENPVAVFDNRNTKPEYKKQQGYEFADHSLKTMNVSLLISNTKLQHEGEYKCDVMTDSGPATRTTMLKVTAKYNTPTVRSIDQKDIPNVHKTLICEASGGYPKGQLRWFDENKTEWTKSAKLTENKRNDGLFELSSELQLLTGSTFSEYTCVVYNASYDKEDSASIVVNNPSRLSKIKTPGSAIIAPVVVIGSLIVGLLMALLFFRRRSQQNRRLSTTPLMGTHHEVSASDPGDDQTTIGGVNGKDSMA, encoded by the exons ATGGCCTCCTGTAGTAGCCTCTTCTTTGTGCTCTTTGTCTTCTGTTTCTATTCAGGAGTCATACCCT CGTTCATTGAAGTGGCATGTGAACCTACAACCAAGGCTCAGTTCAACCATCAGTCCATGCTGATGTGTGCGGTCAAACCCAAGGAAAAcataagaaatttaaaaatcatCCTGGTTGTCTGGAGAAAGACAGGATTGGAAAATCCTGTTGCAGTTTTTGATAATAGAAATACCAAACCAGAATATAAAAAGCAGCAAGGCTATGAGTTTGCTGACCACAGCTTGAAAACCATGAACGTATCTCTGCTCATCAGCAACACCAAATTGCAGCACGAGGGAGAGTATAAGTGCGATGTGATGACAGATAGTGGTCCCGCCACCCGTACAACTATGCTCAAAGTGACAG CCAAGTACAATACCCCGACTGTGCGCAGCATTGATCAGAAAGACATTCCAAACGTACACAAGACTCTGATTTGTGAGGCTAGTGGTGGCTACCCAAAAGGCCAACTACGCTGGtttgatgaaaacaaaacagagtgGACAAAAAGCGCCAAGCTCACAGAGAACAAGAGGAATGACGGTCTGTTTGAGCTCTCCAGCGAGTTGCAATTGCTGACAGGATCCACCTTCTCCGAGTACACCTGCGTGGTCTACAATGCCAGTTACGACAAAGAAGACTCGGCTTCAATAGTAGTGAATAATCCAAGTCGAT tgtctaaaataaaaacccCAGGATCGGCAATAATTGCTCCAGTGGTGGTCATCGGGTCGCTGATTGTGGGGTTGCTGATGGCACTGCTATTCTTTAGAAGACGATCTCAAC AAAACCGAAGACTCTCAACTACTCCTCTTATGG GGACACATCACGAGGTTTCCGCTTCAGATCCAGGTGACG ATCAAACTACTATAGGCGGTGTCAACGGGAAAGACAGCATGGCCTAA
- the zgc:174863 gene encoding cell surface glycoprotein CD200 receptor 4 isoform X2, with protein sequence MASCSSLFFVLFVFCFYSGVIPSFIEVACEPTTKAQFNHQSMLMCAVKPKENIRNLKIILVVWRKTGLENPVAVFDNRNTKPEYKKQQGYEFADHSLKTMNVSLLISNTKLQHEGEYKCDVMTDSGPATRTTMLKVTAKYNTPTVRSIDQKDIPNVHKTLICEASGGYPKGQLRWFDENKTEWTKSAKLTENKRNDGLFELSSELQLLTGSTFSEYTCVVYNASYDKEDSASIVVNNPSRLSKIKTPGSAIIAPVVVIGSLIVGLLMALLFFRRRSQRTHHEVSASDPGDDQTTIGGVNGKDSMA encoded by the exons ATGGCCTCCTGTAGTAGCCTCTTCTTTGTGCTCTTTGTCTTCTGTTTCTATTCAGGAGTCATACCCT CGTTCATTGAAGTGGCATGTGAACCTACAACCAAGGCTCAGTTCAACCATCAGTCCATGCTGATGTGTGCGGTCAAACCCAAGGAAAAcataagaaatttaaaaatcatCCTGGTTGTCTGGAGAAAGACAGGATTGGAAAATCCTGTTGCAGTTTTTGATAATAGAAATACCAAACCAGAATATAAAAAGCAGCAAGGCTATGAGTTTGCTGACCACAGCTTGAAAACCATGAACGTATCTCTGCTCATCAGCAACACCAAATTGCAGCACGAGGGAGAGTATAAGTGCGATGTGATGACAGATAGTGGTCCCGCCACCCGTACAACTATGCTCAAAGTGACAG CCAAGTACAATACCCCGACTGTGCGCAGCATTGATCAGAAAGACATTCCAAACGTACACAAGACTCTGATTTGTGAGGCTAGTGGTGGCTACCCAAAAGGCCAACTACGCTGGtttgatgaaaacaaaacagagtgGACAAAAAGCGCCAAGCTCACAGAGAACAAGAGGAATGACGGTCTGTTTGAGCTCTCCAGCGAGTTGCAATTGCTGACAGGATCCACCTTCTCCGAGTACACCTGCGTGGTCTACAATGCCAGTTACGACAAAGAAGACTCGGCTTCAATAGTAGTGAATAATCCAAGTCGAT tgtctaaaataaaaacccCAGGATCGGCAATAATTGCTCCAGTGGTGGTCATCGGGTCGCTGATTGTGGGGTTGCTGATGGCACTGCTATTCTTTAGAAGACGATCTCAAC GGACACATCACGAGGTTTCCGCTTCAGATCCAGGTGACG ATCAAACTACTATAGGCGGTGTCAACGGGAAAGACAGCATGGCCTAA